Below is a window of Micromonospora chersina DNA.
GCTGCTCAGGATGACCGAGACCGGCTTCCGCGAGATGGGCTGGGAGATCGCCGTCCTGGAGCAGCAGTACCGGGAGCACGTCACCGGCTGGGACTTCTACCTGCCGCGGCTGGTGTCGTACGCGGCGACGGTGGAGGTGCGGGCGTGAGCACCGGGGTGGCCGAGCAGGTCGACGACGATCTCTGGTCCGCGATCGGGGATCCGACCCGCCGGCGGATGCTCGACCTGCTGCTGGTCGAGGGCCACGGCACCGCGACCACGCTGAGTCAGCAGATGCCGGTCACCCGCCAGGCGGTGGCCAAGCACCTCGGCGTCCTCGACCGGGTCGGCCTGGTC
It encodes the following:
- a CDS encoding ArsR/SmtB family transcription factor; the protein is MSTGVAEQVDDDLWSAIGDPTRRRMLDLLLVEGHGTATTLSQQMPVTRQAVAKHLGVLDRVGLVRGTPEGREKRYRVDDAQLARAVAQLASVGSAWDARLQRIKRIAEAIQRTRQD